From one Solanum stenotomum isolate F172 chromosome 12, ASM1918654v1, whole genome shotgun sequence genomic stretch:
- the LOC125849102 gene encoding protein SHORT-ROOT, which yields MDTLFRLVTLQQQQQQSDQYSFNSSRTSSSSRSSNKQNTYNYHPHHNNQDEECFNFFMDEDDFSSSSSKHNNNYPPPHYNQYHQQISNTPTPTTTSSTPTQQSQSHHHYDHQFSPARDLNLEFASSFSGKWATDILLETSRAIADKNSTRVQQLMWMLNELSSPYGDTEQKLASYFLQALFSRMTDSGERCYRTLLSASDKTCSFESTRKLVLKFQEVSPWTTFGHVASNGAIMEALEGESKLHIIDISNTYCTQWPTLLEALATRTDETPHLRLTTVVAASGGAASVQKVMKEIGNRMEKFARLMGVPFKFNVIHHAGNLSDLDIGALDIKGDEALAINCIGALHSVTPAGNRRDYLISLFRRLQPRIVTIVEEEADLDVGVDGFDFVKGFQECLKWLRVYFESLDESFSKTSNERLMLERQAGRSIVDLLACPPSESMERRETGTKWSHRMHGGGFSQVLYSDEVCDDVRALLRRYKDGWSMGQCGGDSAGIFLSWKEQPVVWASAWKP from the coding sequence ATGGATACTTTGTTTAGATTAGTTAcccttcaacaacaacaacaacaatctgATCAATACTCTTTTAACTCCAGCAGAACTTCAAGCAGCTCTAGAtcttctaacaaacaaaacacaTATAATTATCATCCACATCATAATAATCAAGACGAAGAATGCTTCAACTTTTTCATGgatgaagatgatttctcttcttcttcttctaaacacaacaacaactatCCTCCTCCTCATTACAATCAATATCATCAACAAATTTCCAACACTCCCACACCGACAACTACAAGCAGTACCCCAACACAGCAATCTCAATCTCATCATCACTATGATCATCAATTCTCCCCAGCACGTGATTTAAATCTCGAATTCGCTTCctcattttccggaaaatgggCGACGGACATTCTTCTAGAAACTTCTCGTGCCATAGCCGATAAGAACAGTACACGTGTCCAACAACTCATGTGGATGTTGAATGAGCTGAGTTCTCCATATGGAGATACCGAACAAAAATTggcttcttattttcttcaagcATTATTTAGCCGTATGACGGATTCTGGCGAACGATGTTATCGTACGTTGTTATCCGCTTCGGATAAAACATGTTCGTTCGAGTCAACGAGGAAATTAGTTTTGAAATTTCAGGAAGTTAGCCCTTGGACGACTTTTGGTCACGTTGCATCCAATGGTGCAATTATGGAAGCCTTAGAAGGTGAGTCAAAGTTGCATATAATTGATATTAGCAACACTTATTGTACTCAATGGCCTACTTTACTAGAAGCGCTAGCAACCCGCACCGATGAAACACCGCATCTCCGCCTCACCACGGTGGTTGCCGCTAGCGGAGGTGCAGCGTCCGTGCAAAAAGTGATGAAGGAGATTGGTAATAGAATGGAAAAATTCGCTAGGCTTATGGGCGTACCGTTTAAATTCAACGTCATTCACCATGCGGGAAATTTATCTGACTTGGATATTGGTGCGTTAGATATTAAAGGAGATGAAGCGCTAGCAATTAATTGTATTGGTGCGTTACATTCCGTTACGCCAGCTGGCAATCGAAGGGATTATTTGATATCATTATTTAGGAGGTTACAACCTAGGATTGTTAcaattgttgaagaagaagctgATCTTGATGTTGGTGTTGATGGTTTCGATTTTGTTAAAGGTTTTCAAGAATGTTTGAAATGGCTTAGGGTTTATTTTGAATCATTAGACGAGAGTTTTTCAAAAACAAGTAACGAACGTTTGATGCTAGAGCGACAAGCAGGACGTTCGATTGTTGATTTACTAGCATGCCCACCATCAGAGTCAATGGAGAGGCGGGAAACGGGGACAAAATGGTCACATCGTATGCATGGAGGAGGGTTCAGTCAGGTTTTATATAGTGATGAAGTTTGTGATGATGTTAGAGCTTTGTTGAGAAGGTATAAAGATGGGTGGTCGATGGGACAGTGTGGCGGAGATTCCGCCGGAATATTCTTGTCGTGGAAGGAACAGCCGGTGGTGTGGGCCAGTGCATGGAAgccttaa
- the LOC125848466 gene encoding peptidyl-prolyl cis-trans isomerase CYP65: MGKKQHSKDRMFITKTEWATEWGGAKSKELKTPFKRLPFYCCALTFTPFEDPVCTKDGNVFEIMHIVPYIRKYGRNPVTGAPMKQEDLIPLTFHKNSEGEYHCPVLNKVFTEFTHIVAVRTTGNVFCYEAVKELNIKTKNWKELLTDEVFSREDLITIQNPNALDTKVLLDFDHVKKSLKVDDEEIQKMQSDPTYNINITGDIKQMLKELGSEKAKEIALHGGGGNKAQNERAAALEAILAARSRIKDDAKTKENGEGTAKQTFSIVDAASASVHGRSAAAAKAGSTDKTAARIALHMAGERTPVNAKLVKSRFTTGAASRSFTSTSYDPVTKNEYEYVKVEKNPKKKGYVQLHTTHGDLNIELHCDITPRACENFITLCEQGYYNGVAFHRNIRNFMIQGGDPTGTGKGGESIWGKPFKDEVHSKLLHSGRGVVSMANSGPHSNGSQFFILYKSATHLNFKHTVFGMVVGGLPTLSTMEKVPVNDDDRPLEEIKIISVEVYVNPYAELDEEEEKTNDDNKTEDEDNEKVGSWYSNPGTGTSDIQAVGSGIGKYLKARAAQADSKTSSDSSLPPISAAKKRKTGTSTAELKDFSAW, from the exons ATGGGGAAGAAACAACACAGTAAAGATCGAATGTTCATAACCAAGACAGAATGGGCAACTGAATGGGGTGGCGCTAAATCCAAAGAACTTAAAACCCCTTTTAAACGGCTTCCCTTCTATTGCTGCGC TCTTACGTTTACACCGTTTGAGGACCCAGTATGCACAAAAGATGGCAATGTCTTTGAAATAAT gCATATAGTTCCATACATCAGGAAATATGGGAGGAATCCAGTGACTGGGGCACCTATGAAGCAAGAAGACTTAATTCCTCTTACTTTCCACAAGAATTCTGAAG GAGAGTATCACTGTCCTGTCTTGAACAAGGTTTTTACAGAGTTCACACATATAGTTGCTGTAAGAACTACGGGAAATGTTTTCTGTTATGAG GCAGTTAAAGAACTGAATATCAAAACAAAGAACTGGAAGGAGCTTCTCACTGATGAAGTATTCTCTAGAGAAGACCTTATAACAATTCAA AATCCTAATGCACTGGACACCAAGGTGCTTCTAGATTTTGATCATGTTAAGAAAAGTTTAAAGGTTGACGATGAAG AAATACAGAAAATGCAGTCTGACCCAACATACAACATAAATATTACTGGGGACATCAAACAAATGCTCAAGGAACTTGGAAGTGAGAAAGCGAAAGAGATTGCACTGCATGGTGGAGGTGGGAACAAGGCACAGAATGAAAGAGCTGCTGCTCTTGAGGCTATTTTAGCTGCAAGATCACGTATCAAAGATGAcgcaaaaacaaaagaaaatggagAAGGAACAGCGAAGCAGACTTTCAGCATTGTGGATGCTGCATCTGCATCAGTTCATGGAAGAAGTGCTGCTGCTGCAAAGGCTGGTTCAACTGATAAAACAGCTGCGCGGATAGCTTTGCACATGGCGGGTGAAAGGACTCCAGTAAATGCTAAGCTG GTTAAGAGTCGTTTTACCACTGGTGCTGCTTCTCGATCCTTCACTTCCACCTCCTATGATCCGGTAACAAAGAATGAATACGAATATGTTAAAGTTGAGAAAAATCCCAAGAAGAAAGGTTATGTCCAGCTGCATACAACACATGGTGATTTGAACATTGAGCTTCATTGTGACATAACTCCAAGGGCATGTGAGAACTTCATTACTCTTTGTGAACAAGGATATTATAATGGAGTAGCTTTTCACAGAAACATCCG AAATTTCATGATTCAAGGTGGTGACCCAACTGGCACAGGGAAAGGAGGTGAGTCGATCTGGGGTAAGCCCTTCAAGGATGAAGTGCACTCCAAGTTGCTGCATTCTGGTAGAGGTGTTGTTAGCATGGCTAACTCTGGTCCTCACTCAAATGGCTCACAGTTCTTCATCCTGTACAAGTCTGCCACTCACTTAAATTTCAAACATACAGTCTTTGGTATGGTTGTTGGAGGCTTGCCAACACTTTCCACCATGGAGAAAGTCCCTGTTAATGACGATGACCGACCTCTG GAAGAAATCAAGATAATAAGTGTAGAAGTTTATGTAAACCCCTATGCAGAGCTTgatgaagaagaggagaaaacaAATGATGACAACAAAACTGAAGATGAAGACAAT GAGAAGGTTGGATCATGGTACAGCAACCCTGGAACTGGAACCTCAGATATTCAAGCTGTTGGCAGTGGTATTGGCAAGTATTTGAAAGCAAGGGCTGCACAGGCCGATTCCAAAACTTCTTCTGATAGCAGTCTGCCACCTATTTCTGCAgcaaagaagagaaaaacagGCACATCAACAGCAGAACTTAAAGATTTTTCAGCATGGTAA
- the LOC125848513 gene encoding uncharacterized protein LOC125848513 yields the protein MRFKNKSRNPTTIRCYPGRRCSFSVLLWSLVGCLLLLNLYCFIFEKNAPHGGAHLRINQHQHFRELEEVEEDNIQMPPPRKRSARAAKRKPKRPTTMIEEFLDESSQLRHVFFPGQRTAIDPRRSSNDTYYYYPGRMWLDTEGNPIQAHGGGILHDQRTKMYYWYGEYKDGPTYHAHKKGAARVDVIGVGCYSSKDLWTWKNEGIVLAAEEHNETHDLYKLNVLERPKVIYNEKTGKYVMWMHIDDTNYTKASTGVAISDLPTGPFNYLYSKRPHGYESRDMTLFKDDDDVAYLVYSSEDNSELHIGPLNEEYMDVTQSMRRILVGQHREAPALFKHEGTYYMITSGCTGWAPNEALAHAAESIMGPWETIGNPCIGGNKVFRETTFFSQSTFVLPLPELHGSFMFMADRWNPADLKDSRYVWLPLRVSGPVDRPLEYNFGFPLWSRVSVYWHKRWRLPYRWQEIN from the exons atgaGGTTCAAGAACAAATCCAGGAATCCAACCACTATACGTTGCTATCCAGGACGCAGATGCTCATTTTCAGTTCTCTTATGGAGCCTAGTCGGTTGCCTTCTTTTGCTTAATCTATATTGCTTTATTTTCGAAAAGAATGCACCGCATGGGGGTGCACACTTACGTATTAACCAGCACCAACACTTTCGTGAGCTTGAGGAGGTTGAGGAGGATAATATACAGATGCCACCACCAAGGAAGCGATCCGCACGTGCTGCCAAACGGAAGCCTAAGCGGCCAACCACCATGATTGAAGAATTTCTTGATGAGTCTTCGCAGCTAAGGCATGTCTTTTTTCCTGGTCAAAGAACTGCAATAGACCCTCGTAGGAGTTCAAATGATACCTATTATTATTACCCTGGGAGAATGTGGTTGGATACTGAGGGAAACCCCATACAAGCTCATGGGGGAGGTATTCTACACGATCAGAGGACAAAAATGTATTATTGGTATGGAGAGTATAAAGATGGGCCAACATATCATGCTCACAAAAAAGGAGCAGCACGA GTTGATGTTATCGGTGTTGGTTGCTACTCATCCAAAGATTTGTGGACgtggaaaaatgaaggaattgTTTTGGCAGCAGAAGAACATAACGAGACACATGATTTGTACAAATTAAATGTACTGGAGAGGCCAAAAGTAATTTACAATGAGAAGACAGGTAAATATGTAATGTGGATGCATATTGATGATACAAACTACACGAAAGCTTCTACTGGTGTAGCCATTAGCGACCTCCCCACTGGTCCGTTTAATTATCTGTACAGTAAACGGCCCCACGGATATGAAAGCAGGGACATGACACTCttcaaagatgatgatgatgtagCATATCTCGTCTACTCCTCAGAGGACAACAGTGAGCTTCATATTGGTCCACTTAACGAAGAGTACATGGACGTGACCCAATCCATGAGAAGGATTCTTGTTGGACAACACAGGGAAGCCCCTGCTTTGTTCAAACATGAAGGAACCTATTACATGATCACATCAGGTTGCACTGGTTGGGCTCCGAACGAGGCCCTGGCTCATGCAGCTGAATCAATTATGGGGCCATGGGAGACCATTGGAAATCCTTGCATCGGAGGGAACAAAGTTTTTAGAGAAACAACTTTCTTTTCTCAGAGCACATTTGTGCTTCCTTTGCCTGAGCTACATGGTTCCTTTATGTTTATGGCAGATAGGTGGAATCCAGCTGACTTGAAGGATTCAAGGTATGTGTGGTTACCTTTAAGAGTGTCAGGGCCAGTAGACCGGCCTCTTGAGTACAATTTTGGCTTCCCCTTATGGTCCAGAGTGTCTGTTTATTGGCATAAAAGATGGAGACTTCCTTATAGATGGCAGGAAATAAATTGA